The Apium graveolens cultivar Ventura chromosome 3, ASM990537v1, whole genome shotgun sequence sequence TAACTTAGCTATGAATCCATATATTATCTCAAACAACCATAGTTTTACTTCAATCGCAATGCTTAGGCTAACTATATCAACTAATTCAATAAATTGTGCACACTCTCATTTTCACCtcaatttaaaaaaaatacttaCTAACCCCTAAAATCCTAAATTACTTATCTCACACAATTTCATAAATAATAAATTCATATGCATAAACATTATTCACATTAAAATGTGTGCAAAAGTCAAAACGTTATATTAAAAACAGAAGgagtataagtatatataaaATTACTAATCAAGACACTAATACAAGGAAATTTGGCAATGGCGGGTATATGGAATTAAAGTTAGACATGAGCAAGGTTTATGATCATATAAAATAGGATTTCTTGCAAGGTATTTTACTTAAAATGAGATTCTCAGATTGATAGACTAAATTGATCATGAAGTGTGTAACCACGGTTTCTTACTCGATTATTCATGGAGATAATGAGTTGGGTCCGATTCGTCCTAGTCGAGGCATTAGACAAGGAAATCCCTTACCTCCATACTTGTTTATTATCTGCGTCGAGGGACTTTCCTCACTCATGCGGAATTATGAAACTAAACAGTGGCTACGTGGCATCTGAATTTACAGAAATGCACCAGTCATCTCGCATATGTTCTTTACTGACGACAGTTATCTTTATTGCAAAGCTAATATGACAGACGCAATGAAAGTATTACAGTTGCTAGATGTTTACGAAAAAGCCTCAGGACAAAAGGTTAACCAAGAAAAGTCTTTGATATTTTTCAGTGTCATTGTTATTCAATACAATAAACAACTGATATGTCAGGAGCTGTAAATGGTTGAAGATGATAAGCATAACACGTACTTGGGCCTTTCTAATATTATTGACAGAAATAAATCATCCATGTTGGAATTTATGAAAGACAAGGTTCATACACATATTAGATATTGGAAATATTCGTATATATCAAGGTCAGGGAAGGAGATTTTGATTAAGTCAGCTGGTCTATCCTTGCCATCATACTACATGAGCCTCTTTTTACTCCCATTTGAGATTACTAGAGCCATTGAAAGTAAACTAACCAAGTTCTGTTGGAAAACAAATAAGACAAACACGTCAAAATTAAGTTTccggggttatgctctagaaacggctacatatacactaaaccgagttccaactaaatcggttcaaaagactccatatgagatatggactgagaaacgtcacagcttgtcttttatgaaagtatggggatgcgaagcgtttgtgaaatgcttagtgtctgacaagctgggaccaaaatcggataaatgttattttatgggATATCTTGAAGAAATTAAAGGGTATAGCTTCcataatcctaccgagaacaaagtgtttaatgctcgaaccgctgtatttcttgaaagagagttactttccaagaaaatCAGTGAGAGGACTGTatatctcgatgaagatcgagttggaCAAAATAACATTGAACCGGAGTTGGAAAGTGGgtaggaagtacatcaagatgttcctgctcaggaaacacaggttgttcgtagatttAGTAGGGatcgtcatgagccagagagatattatggatttctctagACTCAAGATGAcgatgtaatgctcatagacaatgatgagcctcttacctaccaagaaactatgaacagtccagactccaagagatggctagaggccatgaaatccgaaatggaatccatgtatcaaaataaagtatggacttcagttgatccacctgaaggggtaaaacctatagggtgtaagtgggttttcaagaagaaaactgacatggatggtaaagtacagacctataaagcgtgactagtggcaaaaggtttcaaacaaattcatggtatagactatgatgagaccttttcaccagttgctatggtcaagtccatcaggtgttttctagcaatagctgcttactacgactattagatttggcaaatggatgtcaaaaccgctttcttaaatgggagccttgaagaggatgtatacatgatacgacctgagggttttgtcgatcccaagtttgctaagatggtctgtaagctgcttcgatctatttatggattgaagcaagcctcaaggagatggaatcgtcattttgatgaaacagtcaaagaatttggctttattcaaaatgaagatgaaccatgtgtttacaagaaggttagtgtgagccatgtggcattcctagtactatatgtagatgacatattactaatagggaatgacataccttctcaacaggctgttaagacttggttgggaaatagtttctcgatgaaggatTTAGGCGATGccacctatatattagggatcaagatctatagagatagatcaagaaaataaatcggcctaagtcagagtacatacattgataaagtattgcatcgttttgggatgcaagaggcaaaaagaggatatgtcccaatgtctcgtaggatattgatctcaaaagataattgccctaaatcattagatgataagggccgtatgagcaaagtttcatatgcttcggcaattgaatcaataatgtatgcgatgatatgtactcgtcctgatgttgcgtatgccttgagcatgacgagcagataccagtctaattcaggtgagggtcactggacaactgtcaagaatattcttaagtacttgaagaggactaaagattcattcttggtgtatggaggagatgagaagctggttgtaaagggttacactgacgccAGCTTCCAGACGGACATAGATGATTCAGTATCTCAatcaggttttgtgttttgccttaatggaggtgctgtaagctggaagagttcaaagtaAGAGAAAGTAgctgattctataatggaagctgagtatattgctgccagtgaaactgccaaggaggctgtttggatacagaaattcataacgggacttggtgtggttccatcgatcacagatgCAGTTGATCTTTACAATGATAATAATGGAGCTATTgtgcaggctaaagaaccaaggtccccTTCCGgggcaaagcatatacttaggaaAAATCACCTTCTttgagagattaatgaaagaggagatatacatatatgtaaagtacATACTGATGATAATATTGCAGACCCACTGTCTAAGACTTTGTCGCGGCAAAAGCatgaaggtcatactagttccatggatATTAGATACATGGGTTATTGGATCTAGTGCAAGTGGGTGATTGTTaatgtttgtgccctagagacaacacgattatgtttatattatgaaatatttggaatattaattatgattctatggatttttctttagtaatttattatatctttattttttgcgataaaatgttagattaataaatgtccttggaatatgatatgtaaatctatatctctaagtacgtgacttagaaatgagattatgagaatagtattgatattcctaaaggtccctagtcaagtattattgttaagggatgataataaatacattgagactagtgtgtttgttgactgatgatcacatctcattgatcatcggtatggtgatactaaagtcaaaacacatgcacatgtattaaatacatggtgctggattgacccgttgtgagatactacatgtttaaaatGTCATAAGTTAACCTCACAGTGATAATGTTGTATTGGTcttttgacctgaaatcattatatttctatacgagaattaatatactttgatactattgaaagttatccttgaccgggtaataataaaagtagacattgggtatattatgaatcgtatgagaaatatgaatgatctagatgggattcagccatcctttattaaaggagtgatattattggcctcttgattgagtaagactataaaatgcatggtcgtgctcaaatactgatttatttaatagtttactcattgatcaaggtTAGATGGATTAAAcattaacagaggatgacacaatgcatgccttgagtttgatctataatataaggctaaagggattatattatattgtacattattcacgaaaggtttgaTTGAATcgccaattattattattacttggggagcaatgatgtattactagatgtcactcattatttataattttattattagaaaataaaattattgccaacgtaataacaacctaaagggtcacacacaaagatgtttaaaacggagtgttatttaaattatgaatttaaatattttattattattaattcgaaattaattattaaattaattaagtgagacttgattaattgtatatatattagaattcgaatttaataataatataaaccaaaatcagaatgggttcttttagaagcccattaagattagggttaggcccaaatcctctctccctatatataagatgtatatttttaagGTTTAGTTGACACATCACGTTTttagaaaaccctagcagctctacatcttagagaggctagagagagagagaaacgaggcaaccaaatcggctagtaccggaTCCGTTGATAGTTGGACGATCGGGCGTTCGTGTGGAaaccttggagagcagatcttcgaaaggagggttgctgtgttggttcatcaagatctgtacattcatcacaatcagaaggaaagctttattaaggtaaacatctaatctccgaattaaatgtcttgtttcgcatggatcctgcgtttgggatttcatttttcatatttatttttgatttttccgCTGCGTTTGTGTCATGAATCCCAACAATACTTTGTCAAGTTGTCTTCCAACTCTGGTACAATTACAAGCCAAACATGTTCTACTACAGGTAACATGCCCAGTATGTTGTGATGCTGATGAGACAATAATGTACAGTTTGGTATCATGCAATTTTGCTAGAAAATGTTGGCGATTCTGCTACCAAGATATCTCATACAATTGAGTTTCAGGAGTGGATGACTTCTTTAATATATTCAATAAGTTGGAATTATGACAGTGTGCTGGTCCATTTGGAGATCTCAGAATGATTTAGTCTGGAAATAAAAACCAACAACGGTAATCATAACAGTTGCCGAAGCAAAGTAGTATCTTACACAATGGAAGTTACCTCAACATAAATCTTTCACGGCTATTCTCCAACCACATGTGACATGTCGAGGGAGATGAAGCTTTAATCTGGGCTAAACCGTTATCAAATATAGTTAAGGTATCAGTTGAAGCAGCGGTGTTAAAGGACCGTGACAGAATTGGTTTTGGTTTGATAGCAAGAGACTCTAATGGTTTTCTGATTGAGGCTAAGGCTTTATTTCAAACTCAAATAGTCGCTCATGTACTAGCAGAGGCCATGACAATTAAGGAAGTGTTGAGCTAGATTGATAGGGCACATTGGTCATATGTGGCTTTGAAGTCTAATTGCCTGGTGGTGATTCAAGCAATCAGGAGTAAAACTTCAACGAGATCAACTCTTGGGTAGATTATTGAGGATTATCGTAGCTTGATGCTACAGTTTGATAACAAAGTTTCCTTGTTGTTTGTTAAACGGTCTGTGAATAGAGGATCATATAATTATTCACGTCATATTTTTTTAAGAGTTCTGTTCCCgttaaaattcaaatttatattaataagAATTTAAATTATGAATGAAATCTCCTTCTTCTCATCAAAAAAATCAAGACACTaatatatattattgaaatttcGATTTTTGTTAACCGAACCCATGCCATGAACCAAATAATTCCATGATAGTATTGGTCATGACTATCACTCAACTTAACTACGTCTCCATTGGTCATGACTATCACTCAACTTAACTACGTCTCCACGCAACAAGATCTCGTTGTTCtcatttttggtaatttttcttTCCACAATGATCTCAGCTTACGTAGAGAATTAATTAAATACTTTTTAAAGGATTAAAAAAATAGGACATGCCGAGGACATCGCTTGGTTAAACATCAATATCTTTAGTATATTTCTGTAGGCAAGATCCATTCTCTATTCTCTACATTAATTATTTAACTCTAATCGTAATTTATAGTTTTCGTAACACGTATATAATCTCTATGTTCCATAATTCCTATTTCCTAGCATGTTCAAATTCTTcaattttgaataattttaatatttatataatatatacaatttataattacgggaacTAATAAACAAGCCAAAAATTACGAGAAGGTCAGTAAGGAAGCCAGTAGATGAGTAATACGTGCGGTTAAGATAATAAAAAAGAAAGGAAGAAAATTATGATAAAGTTGACATAACACCAACAAACAAACAAAAATATCAAAAGCTTCGGGGGTGGAGTTAAAACTGTATTTGCTAAAAAACAGTGTCTAGATGACTACTACTCCTGCTTGGACTTCATACATATATTCATGTGTATGACCATGTACACGTACTGACAGAACATAACTGGTGTTTTTATATGTAGTTATGTATGAACTTTATTATGCTCAAGAGTAGTGGACTTTTTGTATTGATCCAATATTTATAGCCAgagagagatttgagagagagagagatttgggagagagagcgagagagagagagagagagagtgagagagagagagaggagaatATTGATTGGTTTTGGAAATCTTTGTGTGTCGGTCATGGACTTTGTTCTTGTTTGAAGACGACAGGACTCAAGTTTCTGTAATGCCTTTTTCAACTTTCTCTCTTCTTTTGTCGTTTTGATTTATTACATTTCTTTCATGATTCTTCATCATTTCCCACTCAAGACTTTAAACATAAAACACACAGTTTTTTGTTGAACTCCATCAAGATTCAGGTATTCTTATTCTTTTATCATGTTTAGTTTTGATTCTTTATTGGTTTTATgttattttgattatttgaaaTGTAAAATATGCAAGATTTTTTATTTTATTGGAATTTTTTGGTGGGATATGAGAATTAGAGTCACTGAATTTGCCGTGTACGTAATGAAAGTCTATCTTTATGTGTGTGGTTAAGATTTAAGACTTATGCAATTTTATGttatttttgtttgtttttatgtagTGTTTGATTAAGCAATGATTACTTTCATGGATTCGAAAGAAAAATTCAAAGATTCCGAGAAATGTTTAGATTCACAGTTTTGGCATGCGTGTGCTGGAAGTATGGTGCAGATACCTCCTGTGAACTCTAAGGTCTTCTACTTCCCTCAGGGTCATTCTGAGCATTCTTGTCAAAATGTGGAGTTTCTGAGTTCTCCTAGGCTTCCTGCTTATGTTGGTTGTAGAGTATCGGCTATTAGGTTTATGGCGGATCCGGATACGGATGAGGTTTATGCTAATATTAGATTGGTTCCTGTTGGTGGAAATGAGATTAATTGTGATGATGCTGAAATTTTGAGTATTAATGGATCGAGTGAGCAAGAGAAACCTACTTCGTTTGCCAAGACGTTGACACAGTCGGATGCTAATAATGGTGGGGGGTTTTCTGTTCCGCGTTATTGTGCTGAGACAATTTTTCCACGGCTGGACTATTCTGCTGATCCTCCGGTACAAACTATTCTTGCTAAGGATGTTCATGGTGAAACTTGGAAGTTTCGTCATATTTACAGGGGGACGCCAAGACGCCATCTTTTGACGACAGGGTGGAGTACATTTGTGAATCAGAAGAAGCTTGTTGCAGGAGATTCAATTGTGTTTTTGAGGGCAGAGAATGGGGACCTTTGTGTTGGCATTAGGAGAGCAAAGAGGGGAATTGGAGGTAATCCTGAATCTACGTCTGGTTGGAATCCAGCTGGGGGAAATTGTGTTGTGCCATATGGAGGGTTCTCAGCTTTTCTTAGGGATGACGAAAACAAATTAGCAAGATATGGTAATGGAGGAAGTCCACCTAGTAGTGGAAATGGAATAAGCAAGGCCAAAGTAATGGCTGAATCAGTAATTGAAGCTGCAACCCTTGCAGCTGAAGGGCAGCCCTTTGAAATTGTTTATTACCCTCGAGCAAGCACTCCAGAGTTCTGTGTCAAAGCCTCACAAGTAAAATCTGCAATGCAAATCCGCTGGTGTTCTGGAATGAGGTTCAAAATGCCCTTTGAAACTGAAGATTCATCACGGATAAGTTGGTTCATGGGAACTATAGCCTCTGTCCAAGTTGCTGATCCCATTCGTTGGCCCGATTCACCATGGAGGCTTCTACAGGTACCATGTTTCTCTCTGATTTGCAGTTATTTGTTTCACTAAATCTTAATCCTTCATGGTATAATCTTATGCCGTTCTCTTCTTATATGCTCTTTTGGGTTATTTGATGTCATGTGATCAGGTATAAACAAATTATTCAGTAATTTTATGATCACTTTGGTGATTGTCCTTGATGATCTGGTCACAGAAAATTTTATCAAAATGATCAGTTTCAGATTTACTTTTATGATAGACTTTAGGGCCTTGCCTCTTCATCATGCTTTAATGTAGATTTATCTATATCCTAATATAGGTGACTAGATAAGATGCCATACCCTAGCTAAACACCATAAGTTCCGCGGAATGGTACATACAAATAATAGGTTGAAGCCTTCACCTGAATTTCCAGCATATTAGTAGAATTGTAGCGATTCTTCTATGTCTAGAGCCCAATTGTGGAATATCTGTAACAAGATACTGCTGCTTCCCCTGTCCTCATATCACGATATGTTAGATGACTGTATTCTGGACTTTTTTTTATCTATTTCCAGAGAACTTCCTAAAGTACCTGTTTTTCTCAGTTCCTAATCAAGTTACTGTTCCAGGTCACCTGGGATGAACCCGATCTGCTACAAAATGTAAAAAGTGTCAGCCCTTGGCTTGTGGAATTAGTATCAAGTATGCCTAATATTCAAATTTCCCCATTCTCACCACCTCGAAAGAAGCTAAAATTACCCCAGCACCCAAATTTCCCTCTAGACGGGCAACTTCCAGTGCCGACATTTTCCAGCAATCTCCTGGGACACAACAGTCCTTTTGGTCGTTTTCCCGATAACACTCCTGCTGGCATGCAGGGAGCCAGGCACGCTCAATATGGTTTACCGTTACCAGATATCCACCTTCAAAAATTGCAGTCGGGTCTATTTCCGCCTGGTTTCTCACCTTTTCGTCATTGTTCCATACCAACTAGGCCTTTAATCAATCCAAATTTTATCAAGGCAGACAGCAGTGAGAATATCTCTTGCCTGTTAAGCATAGGGAATTCAGCTAACCCTACAAAAAAAATTGATGACCAGAAACCGCAGCAATTTTTACTTTTTGGTCAGCCGATACTAACAAAGCAGCAGATTACGCTAAGCAAGTCTGCTTTTACAGCCTCGCCAGTTCATCCTGGCAACAGTTCTTCCGGAGTGAATGTAGACAAGGCAGCATATTTATCTGATGGAGATTGTTCCGCCTCTGGTTCTGGTCTTGCAATCCGTCAATGTACGATAACAGAGGCCCCATCCTCTGAAAATTTACTTCAATACAAAGGTAATCTTCAAGAAGCTGAGACCAACTTGGAAACTGGTCAATGTAAGGTATTCATGGAATCTGAGGAGGTAGGTCGAACTCTAGATCTTTCCTTGCTCACTTCTTATGAAGAACTGTACAGAAAATTAGCTTCCATGTTTGGTATTAgaagttctgatattctgaatCAAGTGCGCTACCGTGACACCAGAGGTGCTGTAAAGAACATCGGAGATGAACAATTTAGGTGAGTAAGTTTTTCTGTCTTCTTCAATAATCATATCGATGTCATGGTTAATCACATTTCATGGATAGATCACGTTTTAGCAGACTGTAATTGTTCTATGTTTATCTAAATATTTCTTTATGCTTTGTTTCTCTTCCTTATTGCAGCGACTTCGTAAAAACAGCAAGAAGATTGATGATTCTAACAGACGCAACAGCAACAACATAGAAATCTAAAATTTAATGAGGGATCGCTAACTCCAGCTTTCAGAAGTTACTCGGTGTTTCTGCATTGTTCGAGAACTAATGGTTGTTTCAGACAGAACATTTTTGTTCTTAATCCCGACATTTCTTTCAATTCCGGTCACGCGTTGGGGATTGCATATCCTCCTTCCATTCCCGACCACGAGAGCCTGTTAAAGCTCGAAAAGATTGAAGAATCCGGTTcgttcataatttttagaaaccTTATATTTATGTACAGACCAGTGTTAAGAGTTCAAAGTTGGACAAAGTGAGAACGCCTCGGGCATTTTTGTTTGTTTATTTTTAATCTGGTAGTAAGTTGATTAATTTGGCCATTGTCTCTTTTGAACTGTAGTTTCTGAAGTTTTGTATAGCCTACATTCATGGAATAAAATGACAGATACAAATGATTCAGGCGTCTAATGAAGCTTCGGTCTAGATGTGACTCGTCTTTATTTAGTTTTTTCCTtcttttctctaataattaaacGTATATATCTTACAAATGAGTATTTATCACAACGACCTTGAGAGTAAGTGAGAATTGAATTCAGGAACTTGACGAGAACGGTTTAGAATTCGGGACACGGAACGACATGGATAAACATGTACCTGCTGAAATCAGTCAACTACATTCCTGCAAAAAAAAGTGCGGATTAAAGGCTTAATTAGGAAGCAGCAAGCATCACGAAGCACGACAAAGCGATGGTTACGTGTTTACAACGTTTTCAGCAAAACTAGCAGAGTAgtacaaaatttaaaatttgaaacATTAGGTGCATGTTTATGTCTGGGTGACTACTTATAAGTCCATTTATAAGCTGGTTATCACTTATAGGGTATTTGTAAGTTAGATTTATACTCCttcgtccctaaaaacgtttgctatttgtgttggacacgtttgccaatgcacacttttaattgttaatatctttaaattcgtattagtattaaatataaaaatttcactttattaaagtactgataaatacgaatccaacgagatcactcatgactatgtttaatattatagattagacgtaaattagtagtcaatcgcttaccgtgaacagtaccgaaagtcaaaagaggaaacgtttaatgggacggagggagtaatttATAAGTTGATAAGTTGAAGATTAATAATCAGTTAATTTTTtccaacttattttgattttttaattcttttattaattttgattttaaaatataagtttttatactccttttgaatttaaaattcataaattaagataattctatttaataattatttatttcaattCATTTAAGTAACAAATATTCGGATttataagtaaatttatccaaatatttatACAACCTATAATTATTCATTTACATATCACTTATaaatcaattatttattttaaattataaattacttAATTTAAAATTTCTCAAACACACGCTAAACTTGAATCAAAGATTTGTAAATAAAGAAATATAAACACGAAACAAAAGTTATACAAAATGAAGTGCACGAGGGGATTGTGGTGGCATGTGATGCGGGGAGTACTAGGGTTCACGTGCGGCTACAGGGAAGTTGAAGCTGTCTCTTCAAACTTCGCCGATCCCGAAGTGGAAAACATAAGTAACGCACTTGGAAAATTGGATCCCGTGAGACAACAACGTTCCATCTACGTCCCTTTTTTAAACTCGTGTCAATGAAATATGATATTCCCTCCGTAGCCATTTGTTTATATTTGATTTGAGTACAGAggttaagaaaaatgataaattagTGGTGTAAAGTTTAAAAAGTGAGTAAaatagtgggaccgattaatattttatatataaagtGGGTATAATGGAGGTAAGTAGTGGATGagtttattttttatattataaaaattttactatttttggaaaattttgaaatgtaaagaattggaaGTAACATCCAAAAAAAGAAAGTGTAACGAAATGGTTGGGACGAAGGGAGTATTAACTAAACCATAATCGGCCCTCATCTTTCTCGTGTGTGCCCATAGACATATGCTAAGAAAGTGTGATAGAAGAGTTGCAAAAATTTGATTGGTAAAGAGCTTATTAATAATGATGGACCCCTGCAAGCACAAAAATCCACATCAATCAAATTTTTACGACTAATCTATCACATTTTCTTAGTACGTGCTCATGTGCACATATTACACAAACCGTTTCTTTATTACTGGTAATTGTTGAATGTATAAACCCATCTTTTATTGTAGTCGAAATCATTTTTTATCATGGTATTAACTATTACTACCTCCGTCCCGATAGGTTCTGT is a genomic window containing:
- the LOC141713580 gene encoding auxin response factor 18-like; this translates as MITFMDSKEKFKDSEKCLDSQFWHACAGSMVQIPPVNSKVFYFPQGHSEHSCQNVEFLSSPRLPAYVGCRVSAIRFMADPDTDEVYANIRLVPVGGNEINCDDAEILSINGSSEQEKPTSFAKTLTQSDANNGGGFSVPRYCAETIFPRLDYSADPPVQTILAKDVHGETWKFRHIYRGTPRRHLLTTGWSTFVNQKKLVAGDSIVFLRAENGDLCVGIRRAKRGIGGNPESTSGWNPAGGNCVVPYGGFSAFLRDDENKLARYGNGGSPPSSGNGISKAKVMAESVIEAATLAAEGQPFEIVYYPRASTPEFCVKASQVKSAMQIRWCSGMRFKMPFETEDSSRISWFMGTIASVQVADPIRWPDSPWRLLQVTWDEPDLLQNVKSVSPWLVELVSSMPNIQISPFSPPRKKLKLPQHPNFPLDGQLPVPTFSSNLLGHNSPFGRFPDNTPAGMQGARHAQYGLPLPDIHLQKLQSGLFPPGFSPFRHCSIPTRPLINPNFIKADSSENISCLLSIGNSANPTKKIDDQKPQQFLLFGQPILTKQQITLSKSAFTASPVHPGNSSSGVNVDKAAYLSDGDCSASGSGLAIRQCTITEAPSSENLLQYKGNLQEAETNLETGQCKVFMESEEVGRTLDLSLLTSYEELYRKLASMFGIRSSDILNQVRYRDTRGAVKNIGDEQFSDFVKTARRLMILTDATATT